The Desulfatiglans sp. DNA window CATTAGTATCCAGAACAATCTTCATTTTATACTGCAGCTCTTTCTGCTTTCTGAAATGAGAGTATCAATCTCGGATTCATTACTTCCATTCGTACCTTGATAGTTCGGATAGAAACAGCGCTATGTTTTCGCGGACAGCACCTTCGCAAGCTTCGCTCAACCTGGTTGCGCCGGCAAAGGCGTTAGAGCCTGCCTCCGACAGGATAGTTTCTTGCCACAGGATGCTCCCGGATCCGTTTTCAATTAATTTGTAATTGATTGTGATTTCGTTGCGCGTTTTGAAAGATGCCCGGTCTTTGAAACGCTGCGCGATGACAGTCGCCCGCAGTTCCAGATCGCTTTGCCCCTCCAGCACAACGGCCCTGAAGTATTTTGCTTGGTTAAGACCTCTAACGAGAGCGTCGCGTATCTGACTGTTTTTGGCATTTCCGGCCTCCTTCACTTCACCCGAAACCTGTCCCACCCTGACCGTTTTTGTGATGGTTTTACCAGCCATGGGCATATCGAGCGGTACCATCCTACTTGTCCCTGGCCCCGTGCATCCGAATAATATCACAGCCAAAACGCAGACAAAAAAACCGTGGTGCTCAAACGCTTTTATTTGAAAATGTCTTGTCATTTGCCACCCCCCTCTGTTAAAAATTGCGGATGTCTGAAAAGACTACTTCCCGGAGAAGAAGATCGATGGCATCTCTTTGAGAAATCACCTCGGGATTCATTGGATCGCCGTTTCCATGAACGGCATTGGATTTCAAAAGCGCTCCCGACCGCATATCCAAGAGTCCTGCGGTCATCTGATAAGCGTCTTTCATACCATGTGGAAAAGCGTATAACATGACTCCTCCCGAAGCAGCGCCGGTGGCGATGCCCGTTGCGAACCCGACTGAAAATTGGCCAATGCCCTGTGCAAACAACTTTCCCTTTGACAGGCTGTTTCCGGTAATGCCAATATAGACAAGGCTTGAGCAATGCGTCCGCGCCGCTATAAGAGCAGCGGCCGCTTTTACTTTTTCCATATCGACGCTGTTTCGCAAAAGGGCGCTTTGGTAGGCAAAAGTGGCGATGTGCTGCAAGGCTGAAATGTATTGGATGTCTTGTTCCAATACAGGATCAACATCGAAAGGCTGGGTTTTTATTTCAAAACGGCCTGCAAGGGTCTCGGCGATCCTTTTGGGCGGGTTTTCCGAGTCGTGCAGAGCCCCGCAGACGAAAGGCACAATTTTTTCGCGAACGATCAGGCCATTCTCATTGAAATAGTCGGTAACGGCTTTTAAAACAGTTGCCGCTCCTTGTCGTGAATTCTCTATCACAAAGAAATCGTCATCGCCGACGGTATCTCTCTTGAGACAGACATCGACAAACATCAAGATTCCAGCCTCATCCTTTAACGCCGCGTGTTGTGTTAGCCTTTGGCTGCTTGGTGGTGATACCGCAGCGCAACCCGCCAGCAATAGACAAAAAAGTATCGGATATAATCGTTTCATCTGGCCTCCTTGGGGCAAATTTGCCAACTACGGCGGTAAGGAGCTGGCGGATTTATGGCAACCAATGTCATGCAAGAAGAAAGGCTGCTAAGGCTATGAACTCGATTCAGCATGATGCCAGCCAGTCACCTTGACTGCATGGGTTAAAAGCAGTTTTCGCCTGCTATTTACCGACTGTTTATTTTTGATAACCAGTTATTATTACAAACAATTTTTGATTTTATTTTTCTATTTACCGAAATTGCTACAGATGGCATTTTCGGTAGTTAGGCATTAATTCAGCCCGGATTTTTATTTTTTTTTAATACCATTTGGTAAATATGCTCATATTAGCATTTTTACCAAATGGCATGTTATGCACATCCCATTTCAGCTTTTAAGGCCCACAATAAGGGGCTGGCGGATTTATGCCTACCAATAGCATGCAAAAAGAAAGGTTCCGAAGATTCTGATTTCGGCCCGGCAAGATGGTAGCCAGTCGCACTTAATTGTGATTGTTATCAGTTTATCCAATATCATTGTTTCCGATATTATTTGCCCTCCTTCTGTGTTTGATTTCGGAGAATAGAAAAAAAGGCCATAGTAGACACATTAGTAGATACAGCAGTAGGTTCAGATCAGGAAGTATTAGCATCTTATCTGAAAGCATTACACTTTTCGGATTAATCTTCTCTTCTCTATTCATGAACCAAATAAGTACTCCTGCCCCAATTAAAACGTATAATGCAACTATAAAAATCCAAATCATTTTATTTCCTCTCTGAATCGAGATAGAACTACCGGTTACCCGGTAGCCCTCTCACAGTTCCCTGCATGCGGTTTTCCCGCACAAGGCTCTTCAGTATTACTCGCTTCGTACAAAAGCGATAGTTAATCCCAATATCCTATTATCCGGGGTCGGGGGATTCTGTAATACTCCAGCATCCTCTTAAACCCTTCCCATGTACAGCTTTTCCTCTGACTTCGGCGATTCAGCCACTTGAACATCATTTCCTTTGCTAGATAATAATACTTCCATAGCATTTCAAAATTACCACATACTCCGTAGTAATTCCAGTGTCCTTGTAACTTCTGCCTTAGCTTTGTAAATAGTTCTCTCGTCCCAAGCCTGCTGCGTTCTTTCTTTATCCATACAAGAAGATTGGATACTGCAACTTTAAACTTCTTCTTGGATGTACGCATCTTAACAAGCGGCTTTCCTTCCCTGCTAACGCCCCAGCGGTATTCAAATCCCAGAAAGGTAAATACTTCACTACATTCTGTTATAAACCTGGTAAATTTTATCAGTCTGGTCTTTTCTTTCGATATTTCCAGACCAAATTTCCCAAGTCTTTTTCCAAGCACATCATAAAACCGCTGGGCGTCCCGATGATACTGGAAACATACCACAAAGTCGTCAGCATATCTCATCAACATTACATCTCCTTCACATCTTGGTTTTACTACCTTCTCAAACCAGATATCCAGAGCATAATGAAGATAAATATTTGCTAAAACTGCCGATACTATGCCACCCTGTGGTGTGCCTGTTACAGGATAGATTATCTTTCCATCCTGTTCCAGTATCCCGGCCTTAAGCCACTTCTTTATCAGCCTGAGAAACGAACTATCCTTTA harbors:
- the ltrA gene encoding group II intron reverse transcriptase/maturase, which gives rise to MQTSLRGIAKRAKEDPKHKFGNLYSLLNEENLKWCFPGINRKAAPGVDSVDYKEFESNLDENIEKIVTELKEGRYKAKLVRRRYIPKPGGRRPLGIPVVGDKVVQTAVASILSAIYEQDFMPFSHGYRRGKGPQKAALKLSELIHRGKFRWILDADIKGFFDNLNHDWLIRMLSERVKDSSFLRLIKKWLKAGILEQDGKIIYPVTGTPQGGIVSAVLANIYLHYALDIWFEKVVKPRCEGDVMLMRYADDFVVCFQYHRDAQRFYDVLGKRLGKFGLEISKEKTRLIKFTRFITECSEVFTFLGFEYRWGVSREGKPLVKMRTSKKKFKVAVSNLLVWIKKERSRLGTRELFTKLRQKLQGHWNYYGVCGNFEMLWKYYYLAKEMMFKWLNRRSQRKSCTWEGFKRMLEYYRIPRPRIIGYWD